From Arthrobacter sp. FW306-2-2C-D06B, a single genomic window includes:
- a CDS encoding F0F1 ATP synthase subunit B — protein MNQQIISAAAQGAAESANPLVPNVWEMGVVLAGFAVLFYIVVKFVVPMFEKTFAERAEAIEGGIAKAEKAQAEASAALEEYKQQLHDARAEANRIREEARAEGAQILAELKTKAAAESARITEQAYAQIESERQAAVVSLRSEVGTLATTLAERIVGESLSDDERAARVVDRFLADLETQSAGAAK, from the coding sequence ATGAATCAGCAGATCATCTCAGCCGCCGCTCAAGGTGCCGCCGAGTCGGCTAATCCGCTCGTTCCCAACGTCTGGGAAATGGGCGTCGTCCTCGCTGGCTTTGCGGTCCTCTTTTACATCGTGGTCAAGTTTGTTGTCCCGATGTTCGAGAAGACCTTCGCCGAGCGCGCAGAGGCGATTGAGGGCGGCATTGCCAAGGCTGAAAAGGCCCAGGCAGAAGCTTCTGCAGCTCTTGAAGAGTACAAGCAGCAGCTCCACGATGCCCGCGCCGAAGCCAACCGCATCCGCGAAGAAGCTCGAGCCGAAGGTGCCCAGATCCTCGCGGAGCTGAAGACCAAGGCAGCAGCAGAGTCGGCTCGCATCACCGAGCAGGCGTACGCCCAGATCGAATCGGAGCGCCAGGCAGCTGTTGTCTCCCTGCGTTCCGAGGTGGGCACCCTGGCCACGACATTGGCAGAGCGCATCGTTGGCGAATCGCTCAGCGATGACGAGCGTGCCGCCCGCGTGGTGGACCGCTTCCTCGCAGATCTGGAGACCCAGAGCGCAGGTGCAGCTAAGTAA